From a region of the Halodesulfovibrio sp. genome:
- the cimA gene encoding citramalate synthase, producing MKKIQIYDTSLRDGTQSEDISLTTDDKLKIAHKLDELGIDFIEGGWPGSNPIDMAFFNDIKRTSLKHAKIAAFGSTHHPNSTAENDSNLRNLLSSEADVCTIFGKTWDIHATEALRIPLEQNLKIIHDSVAFLRSMGRPVVFDAEHFFDGFKANQEYAIAAITAAHEAGAQTLSLCDTNGGTLPHEVYRIVKAVANALPEARLGIHAHNDCEVAVANSIAAVQAGATHIQGTINGIGERCGNANLCSIIPTLELKFNNEYTTLGKEQLALLTSTSAFVTDVANVMPFDRQPFVGRSAFAHKGGIHASAVNRNSTLYEHIDPEVVGNRQRVLLTELAGRANIVNMAKKFGFHLDKDEPVVKGLLNELKKRSSMGYDYAAAEASVELLLLKKLGRRGVREFFTLNQFRVLELKEAQEKDPISEASVIVEVEGVTEHTAATGRGPVNSLDNALRKALCNFYPRLSEMKLLDFKVRVMTAESPEGGGTASFVRVLIESGDHLSRWVTVGVSYNIIEASWQAVADSITYKLYKDEYEQRAQFES from the coding sequence ATGAAAAAAATTCAGATCTACGACACAAGTTTGCGTGATGGAACTCAGTCCGAAGACATAAGTCTTACCACCGATGATAAGCTTAAGATTGCTCATAAGCTTGACGAACTTGGTATTGACTTTATTGAAGGCGGCTGGCCGGGATCAAATCCAATTGATATGGCATTCTTTAATGATATTAAACGTACATCACTAAAGCATGCTAAAATTGCTGCGTTCGGCAGTACCCATCATCCAAACTCTACAGCGGAAAACGATTCCAATTTACGTAACTTACTCAGTTCCGAAGCGGATGTATGTACTATTTTCGGGAAAACGTGGGATATTCACGCAACCGAAGCACTACGGATTCCGTTAGAGCAGAACCTGAAGATAATTCATGACTCTGTTGCGTTCCTTCGCTCTATGGGACGCCCTGTTGTTTTTGATGCTGAACACTTTTTTGACGGCTTCAAGGCAAATCAAGAATACGCCATTGCTGCTATTACTGCGGCACATGAAGCAGGAGCTCAGACTCTTAGTCTTTGTGACACCAACGGCGGCACATTGCCGCACGAAGTCTATCGCATAGTCAAAGCAGTTGCTAACGCTCTTCCAGAAGCCCGACTTGGTATTCATGCTCATAACGACTGTGAGGTCGCAGTGGCTAACTCCATTGCGGCTGTGCAAGCGGGTGCAACCCATATTCAAGGAACCATTAACGGCATCGGTGAACGATGCGGCAATGCAAACCTCTGTTCAATAATCCCTACCCTTGAGTTAAAATTCAACAACGAATACACGACACTGGGTAAGGAGCAATTGGCACTGTTAACAAGTACATCAGCCTTTGTAACAGACGTAGCCAACGTAATGCCATTTGACCGACAACCATTTGTCGGCAGATCTGCATTCGCACATAAGGGCGGTATCCATGCAAGTGCAGTTAACCGAAACTCCACACTGTATGAACATATTGATCCAGAAGTTGTAGGCAACAGACAACGGGTACTGCTCACCGAGCTTGCCGGACGAGCTAATATCGTCAATATGGCAAAAAAATTCGGATTCCATCTGGATAAAGATGAGCCGGTTGTCAAAGGGCTGCTTAACGAACTGAAAAAACGTTCCAGCATGGGATATGACTACGCAGCAGCAGAGGCATCTGTTGAATTACTTCTGCTCAAAAAGCTTGGTCGCCGCGGAGTACGGGAGTTCTTTACTCTCAACCAATTCCGTGTGCTGGAACTTAAAGAAGCGCAAGAAAAAGATCCTATTTCAGAAGCTTCTGTTATTGTAGAAGTTGAAGGTGTAACAGAACACACCGCTGCTACAGGTCGCGGTCCTGTTAACTCACTGGACAACGCCTTACGCAAAGCGCTTTGCAACTTCTATCCGCGACTTTCCGAAATGAAACTGCTCGACTTTAAAGTACGAGTCATGACAGCAGAATCACCGGAAGGCGGCGGTACAGCATCGTTTGTTCGAGTGTTAATTGAATCTGGCGATCATCTGTCACGCTGGGTGACTGTAGGAGTTTCCTACAACATCATAGAGGCTAGTTGGCAAGCAGTTGCAGATTCGATTACATACAAGCTTTATAAGGATGAATACGAACAACGAGCCCAGTTTGAAAGCTAA